In Flavobacterium sp. WV_118_3, one DNA window encodes the following:
- the gldJ gene encoding gliding motility lipoprotein GldJ — MKINRIMALQLMAALSLSIGFTSCSKKSGSKGTSAATGWKINDKKGGFQYNAKYKKQETPPGMVAVEGGTFTMGKVQDDPMHDWNNTPNQQHVQSFYMDETEVTNFMYTEYLFWLKTIFPPTDENYKNIYVGALPDTLVWRNRLGYNETMTNNYLRHPAYANYPVVGVNWIQAVEFSKWRTDRVNEAILEREGYLKKDSKITEVKAESTFSTESYLASPTSTYGGNEELVYKGQRNKLAAKEDAKNVYAQRTSGIILPEYRLPTEAEWEYAAVALGGIREYNTYKGKKKYPWSGQYTRSGKRQYRGDQLANFKQGKGDYGGIAGWSDDGADITNEVKKYPPNDFGLYDMAGNVAEWVADVYRPIVDDEANDFNYYRGNIYMKNKIGEDGKVEMVTTENIAYDTLSNGRIVARNFPGQIAQVAIDDNETYLRQNFSKSDNRNYRDGDKQSTRFYNFGNEEEGTDEKKDDKNRMYDSPKHSVTKDSLGNLVRKYDHSDKRTTLVNDDSRVYKGGSWRDRAYWLDPASRRYYPQDMATDYIGFRCAMSKVGPKSGKKKARG, encoded by the coding sequence ATGAAAATCAACAGAATTATGGCTTTACAATTGATGGCAGCATTATCGCTATCGATTGGTTTTACTAGTTGTAGTAAAAAATCGGGGTCAAAAGGAACTTCTGCAGCTACTGGTTGGAAAATCAACGATAAGAAAGGTGGTTTCCAATACAATGCGAAGTACAAAAAGCAAGAAACCCCTCCTGGAATGGTTGCCGTAGAAGGTGGAACATTCACTATGGGTAAAGTGCAAGATGACCCGATGCACGATTGGAACAACACTCCAAACCAACAACACGTACAGTCGTTTTACATGGATGAAACCGAGGTAACGAACTTTATGTATACGGAGTACCTATTCTGGTTAAAAACCATTTTCCCACCGACAGACGAGAACTACAAAAACATTTATGTTGGTGCGTTACCGGATACTTTGGTATGGAGAAATCGTTTAGGATATAACGAAACAATGACTAACAACTACCTTAGACACCCTGCTTATGCAAACTACCCTGTAGTTGGTGTAAACTGGATTCAGGCAGTTGAGTTCAGCAAATGGAGAACAGACCGTGTGAATGAGGCTATTTTGGAGCGCGAAGGATACTTAAAAAAAGACTCTAAAATTACAGAAGTAAAAGCAGAGAGCACTTTTAGTACAGAATCGTATTTAGCTTCCCCTACATCTACATATGGAGGAAACGAAGAACTTGTTTACAAAGGACAACGAAATAAATTAGCGGCTAAAGAAGATGCTAAAAACGTTTACGCCCAAAGAACGTCAGGTATCATCTTACCGGAATACAGACTACCAACCGAAGCAGAGTGGGAATATGCTGCTGTTGCATTAGGTGGAATCCGTGAGTACAACACCTACAAAGGGAAGAAAAAATACCCTTGGAGTGGACAGTACACCCGTTCTGGAAAAAGACAATACAGAGGTGACCAGTTAGCGAACTTCAAACAAGGAAAAGGAGACTACGGAGGAATTGCCGGATGGTCTGACGATGGTGCTGACATCACTAACGAAGTTAAAAAATACCCGCCAAATGATTTCGGTTTATACGATATGGCTGGTAACGTAGCCGAGTGGGTTGCCGATGTTTACCGACCTATTGTAGATGATGAAGCGAATGACTTCAACTACTATAGAGGTAACATCTATATGAAAAACAAAATTGGTGAAGACGGCAAAGTGGAAATGGTTACTACTGAAAACATCGCGTATGACACGCTAAGTAACGGTAGAATCGTAGCACGTAACTTCCCTGGACAAATTGCTCAGGTAGCTATCGACGATAACGAAACGTATTTAAGACAAAACTTCTCGAAGAGTGATAACCGAAACTATAGAGATGGTGATAAACAATCGACTCGTTTCTACAACTTCGGAAATGAAGAAGAAGGAACTGACGAGAAAAAAGACGACAAAAACAGAATGTACGATTCACCGAAACACTCTGTAACAAAAGACAGTCTTGGAAACCTTGTTCGTAAATACGACCACTCTGATAAGAGAACAACTTTAGTAAACGACGACAGTAGAGTTTACAAAGGTGGATCCTGGAGAGACAGAGCTTACTGGTTAGATCCTGCATCAAGAAGATATTACCCGCAGGATATGGCTACAGACTATATCGGATTCCGATGTGCAATGTCTAAAGTAGGTCCTAAATCAGGTAAGAAAAAAGCCCGAGGATAA
- a CDS encoding alpha/beta hydrolase, translating to MMKNAILTLFLLFNLSFGFAQQQAFDVKVIGKGQPILLIPGYSCSGAVWKETADHLKNNYQLHILTLAGFAGVKPIQDPVLQTVHDQLIQYVKTNKLKKPMLIGHSLGAFMALWVSSSQPDLFGKIVCVDGVPFISALTKPETTVAALKDDPRFNKEAVINNFKSIPNDNYVANMTQMMLYQVRDTARAKQIAEWSFASDRTTLGSTIVEMSLTDLRTDIAKIKSPVLILTSIFNTKENSEKIYNEQYAALQNKTIKVADSKHFIMYDAPEWFYSAIDNFLNQK from the coding sequence ATGATGAAAAATGCAATTCTCACTTTATTCCTACTTTTCAACCTTTCATTTGGCTTTGCGCAACAACAGGCTTTTGACGTAAAAGTGATTGGTAAAGGACAACCGATACTTCTTATTCCGGGTTATTCCTGCAGTGGCGCAGTTTGGAAAGAAACCGCTGATCATTTAAAAAACAACTATCAATTGCATATCCTGACGCTGGCCGGTTTTGCCGGTGTAAAACCGATTCAGGATCCGGTATTACAAACCGTACACGATCAACTGATACAATATGTCAAAACCAACAAATTAAAAAAACCAATGCTGATCGGTCATAGCCTGGGTGCTTTTATGGCATTATGGGTAAGCAGTTCGCAACCGGATCTTTTTGGTAAAATTGTTTGCGTAGACGGCGTTCCGTTTATTTCGGCACTAACCAAACCCGAAACAACGGTAGCCGCTTTAAAAGACGATCCGCGTTTTAATAAAGAAGCTGTGATCAATAATTTCAAATCCATTCCGAACGACAACTATGTTGCTAACATGACCCAAATGATGCTTTATCAGGTTCGCGATACGGCAAGAGCCAAACAGATCGCCGAATGGAGCTTTGCCAGCGATCGTACAACATTGGGATCGACCATTGTGGAAATGTCGTTAACCGACCTTCGCACGGATATTGCAAAAATCAAAAGTCCGGTATTGATTTTAACCAGTATCTTTAACACTAAAGAAAACAGCGAAAAAATCTATAACGAACAATATGCTGCTTTACAAAACAAAACCATTAAAGTCGCCGACAGTAAGCATTTTATAATGTACGACGCTCCGGAATGGTTTTACAGCGCAATAGACAACTTTCTAAATCAAAAATAA
- a CDS encoding RNA polymerase sigma factor — MSTEQQQDSQFRELYATYSAKIHRICLGYTGNHMEADDLLQEVFIRIWQNQNKFRGESQISTWIYRIAVNTCLYHIRSQKNKQTDELQPELATIDHDDNNEKEQQIQLLYKCISELNESDRLIITMLLEDVPYSEIAAATGITEGNLRVKIHRIKQQLNTIYSKYESV, encoded by the coding sequence GTGTCGACAGAACAACAGCAAGACAGTCAATTCCGGGAATTATATGCGACCTACTCGGCCAAAATACACCGGATCTGTTTGGGATATACCGGAAACCATATGGAAGCCGATGATTTACTTCAGGAAGTATTTATTCGGATCTGGCAAAATCAGAACAAATTCCGGGGCGAATCGCAAATCAGCACCTGGATCTATCGGATTGCAGTAAACACCTGCCTCTATCACATCCGTTCGCAAAAAAACAAACAAACCGACGAACTCCAACCCGAACTGGCAACAATCGATCACGACGACAACAATGAAAAAGAACAGCAAATCCAGTTGCTCTACAAATGCATCAGCGAGCTTAACGAATCCGACCGTTTGATCATTACAATGTTACTGGAAGATGTTCCCTATAGCGAAATTGCCGCGGCAACCGGAATTACGGAAGGTAATTTACGAGTAAAAATACACCGGATAAAACAACAATTAAACACCATTTACAGTAAATATGAAAGCGTTTGA
- the murF gene encoding UDP-N-acetylmuramoyl-tripeptide--D-alanyl-D-alanine ligase, which translates to MKIEELYQCFLQCSSICTDTRKIEPNSLFFALKGDNFDANTFAAEALTKGALFVVIDDKKYLTDENKMLLVPDSLRALQGLANYHRIQLGLPIIALTGSNGKTTTKELINAVLSQQYQTKATVGNLNNHIGVPLTLLSFNEDTDIGIVEMGANHQKEIEMLCRIAQPDFGYITNFGKAHLEGFGGTEGVIKGKSELYQYLEQNEKTAFVNLDDPIQEEKTKNITRYTFSQKGNSDVVIQSVSANPMVKIGVKNITIQSHLIGIYNANNINAAISIGNYFNVSTEAIKTAIENYIPSNNRSQLIEKNGNHIILDAYNANPSSMTAALENFAQLEDGSKIAILGDMFELGTESLKEHQNVVSLVSRTPEIKTYFIGKDFFASKVDQPHLHFFSSFDDFTHSFQNEIPKAHTILIKGSRGMALERTLELL; encoded by the coding sequence ATGAAAATAGAAGAACTTTACCAGTGTTTTTTACAGTGTTCCAGCATTTGTACTGACACCCGAAAAATAGAACCCAATTCGTTGTTTTTCGCCCTTAAAGGCGACAACTTCGACGCGAATACCTTTGCCGCCGAAGCCCTTACCAAAGGTGCCTTATTTGTTGTAATTGACGATAAAAAATACCTTACCGACGAAAACAAAATGCTTTTGGTTCCTGACAGTCTGAGAGCCCTACAAGGATTGGCTAATTACCACCGTATCCAATTAGGCTTACCGATTATTGCACTTACCGGTAGTAATGGTAAAACCACTACAAAAGAACTGATCAATGCAGTGTTATCACAGCAATATCAAACCAAAGCAACCGTTGGTAACCTCAACAACCATATCGGTGTTCCGCTTACGCTTTTATCGTTTAACGAAGACACCGACATCGGAATCGTTGAAATGGGCGCCAATCATCAGAAAGAAATCGAAATGCTATGCCGTATCGCCCAACCGGATTTTGGTTATATTACCAATTTCGGGAAAGCCCATCTGGAAGGTTTCGGCGGAACGGAAGGCGTAATCAAAGGAAAAAGCGAATTGTATCAGTATTTGGAACAAAACGAAAAAACCGCTTTTGTCAATCTGGATGATCCGATTCAGGAAGAAAAAACAAAAAACATTACCCGTTATACCTTTTCACAAAAAGGAAATAGTGATGTTGTGATCCAATCCGTTTCGGCTAATCCGATGGTGAAAATCGGCGTGAAAAACATTACAATACAATCCCACCTGATCGGGATTTACAATGCCAATAATATCAATGCGGCCATCAGTATTGGAAACTATTTTAATGTTTCGACGGAAGCCATTAAAACGGCCATCGAAAATTATATCCCGAGCAATAACCGCTCGCAGCTAATCGAGAAAAACGGAAACCATATTATTCTGGATGCCTATAATGCCAATCCGAGTAGTATGACCGCAGCATTGGAAAACTTTGCGCAACTCGAAGACGGCTCGAAAATTGCCATTTTGGGGGATATGTTCGAACTGGGAACCGAAAGCCTGAAAGAACATCAGAACGTCGTTTCGTTGGTGAGTCGTACGCCGGAAATCAAAACCTATTTTATCGGTAAGGATTTCTTTGCGTCAAAAGTTGATCAGCCACATTTGCATTTCTTTTCCAGTTTTGACGATTTTACCCATTCATTTCAAAATGAGATCCCAAAAGCCCATACGATCCTGATAAAAGGTTCGCGTGGAATGGCGCTCGAACGAACACTGGAACTCTTATAA
- the porU gene encoding type IX secretion system sortase PorU, producing the protein MKKYILFIFLFTSLLSFAQQKEHIVIEWKPAAGIQYETVNYKVPQFAAENFEFNADLKSIRFKKAIPINGTIDTRSLKISNVVYESISRSDLNDLSVASLPDKLNEKLEHFIARDEQKAVLIFSPIIKVGETFKRVVSLDAEFSNGGSSRIASQNMNVSAVANSVLASGDFYRFYVEKSGVYKISRAFLQQLGMNTGVDPRNIKIYGNGGRMLPLLNSTPYPDDLEENAIQVIGEGDGDFGEYDYIIFYAEGPEGWNKESLTNVNLYADRSHYYITTKGGPGKRINTNVQPSQATTVTYNQFDDYQFHEVDKVNIGRLGRKWFGEMFAIENEQTFKFQIPNLVTSVPVKIRVNMASASYGNSSFQVKANEQSIGTANFNALSQDVHVAAYETLLENTFSATSGDISVKLTYDNGGVPSSNGYLDYIALESQRQLAGYGKQFLFYRNDAANNIGVAEYILSNASGIGQVWDVTDIYNVTKFDNQGQATFSFKANLGEVRKYVAVDYNDLYSPMNDGAGRIPNQDLKGTIFKNQQGEFQDVDYLIITPASLNGQAERLANYHRNNSGLNVKVVNLENIYQEFSSGKQDIAAIRNFIKYVYWNASTPTKRVRYVNMFGDASFDYKNRIPNNTNIVPVFHGLNPNDPKVNNSQNFSAYATFMSDDFYVLMDPTEGPMLTTAGLDIAVGRMLVGSGQQASDMVTKALEYFDERSYGRWRNNYVLISDDADNTTDATLQFDLDRLGDELYEKKPFVNVKKIHTDSYLQEVAAGGERYPKARQDILEAFAQGALAVNYFGHGGEDGLAAERIFDKADAQNLTNRFRYPLFITITCEFTRFDNPYRPTGGEYMYWNTAGGAVALVATTREIGITTGLNMNKSLSKFLYSYGSDVYDTMSEALRKTKNENLTENRNVVFFIGDPAMKLAIPKPKIRLTKVNDVPVAQFNDALQALSYVKLAGEVTDEIGNPLPSYNGDLAVQIFDKKIARSTLGNNGASNSNGLIIMNFKTLGETVFRGNASVNNGVFEFGFVMPKDIRVPVGNGRVSFYAKKKQILENQTGYDTLIKIGGVNPNAAVDNTPPKVRLYMNDESFVSGGITNASPYLLAFLEDENGINTASGIGHDIIGILDGDETKPYVMNDYYETFPDDYTKGKLRFPFRNLAKGLHTLTFKAWDVYNNLVTAEIQFVVVGDEGLELDKVLNYPNPFVSYTEFWFTHNSPYEPLDVQVQIMTITGKVVRTINQSIMTEGFLSRDIKWDGRDDFGDRIGKGVYVYKLTVKSSVSNKRAEKYEKLVIL; encoded by the coding sequence ATGAAAAAATATATACTCTTTATCTTTTTGTTTACGAGTCTGCTGTCGTTCGCGCAGCAGAAAGAGCACATTGTAATTGAATGGAAACCGGCTGCAGGAATACAGTATGAGACCGTTAATTATAAGGTGCCGCAATTTGCGGCTGAGAACTTCGAGTTTAATGCCGATCTGAAGAGTATCCGTTTTAAAAAAGCGATTCCGATTAATGGTACTATCGATACCCGATCGTTGAAAATTTCGAATGTGGTTTACGAATCCATTAGTCGTAGCGATCTTAATGATCTTTCGGTAGCATCTTTGCCGGATAAACTAAACGAAAAACTGGAGCATTTTATCGCAAGAGACGAACAAAAAGCCGTGCTGATTTTTTCTCCTATTATTAAGGTAGGCGAAACGTTTAAAAGAGTGGTTTCGCTGGATGCCGAATTTTCAAATGGTGGTTCGTCCCGAATCGCTTCTCAGAATATGAATGTGTCAGCGGTTGCGAATTCGGTACTGGCCTCGGGTGATTTTTATCGTTTTTATGTCGAAAAATCAGGAGTTTATAAAATATCTAGGGCTTTTTTACAGCAACTCGGTATGAATACAGGAGTGGATCCGAGAAATATTAAAATCTACGGGAACGGTGGGCGCATGTTGCCACTGTTAAACAGTACGCCTTATCCGGATGATCTGGAAGAAAATGCAATTCAGGTGATCGGTGAAGGGGATGGCGATTTTGGTGAATATGATTATATCATTTTTTATGCCGAAGGCCCGGAAGGTTGGAATAAGGAGAGTCTTACGAATGTGAATCTGTATGCCGATCGTTCGCATTATTATATTACCACAAAAGGGGGTCCGGGTAAACGGATCAATACCAATGTGCAACCGTCGCAGGCTACAACGGTGACCTATAATCAGTTTGACGATTATCAGTTTCACGAAGTGGATAAGGTGAATATCGGCCGATTGGGGCGAAAATGGTTTGGAGAAATGTTTGCCATTGAAAACGAACAGACGTTTAAATTTCAGATTCCAAATCTTGTGACTTCTGTACCGGTAAAAATCCGCGTGAATATGGCTTCGGCTTCCTATGGAAATTCTTCTTTTCAGGTAAAAGCAAACGAGCAAAGTATTGGAACAGCCAATTTTAATGCGCTGAGTCAGGATGTGCATGTGGCAGCTTATGAGACCTTACTTGAAAATACTTTTTCGGCTACTTCCGGAGATATTTCGGTAAAGCTGACATATGATAACGGAGGAGTGCCTTCGTCTAATGGGTATCTCGATTATATTGCATTGGAATCGCAACGGCAATTGGCTGGTTATGGAAAACAGTTTTTGTTCTACAGAAATGATGCGGCCAATAATATAGGTGTGGCCGAATATATACTGTCGAATGCTTCCGGTATCGGACAGGTTTGGGATGTGACGGATATTTATAATGTAACCAAATTCGATAATCAGGGACAGGCTACGTTTTCGTTTAAAGCAAATCTGGGGGAAGTCCGTAAATATGTAGCGGTCGATTATAATGATTTGTATTCGCCGATGAATGATGGGGCAGGTCGTATCCCGAATCAGGATTTAAAAGGAACGATTTTTAAAAACCAACAGGGTGAATTCCAGGATGTAGATTATCTGATTATAACGCCGGCTTCTTTAAACGGTCAGGCGGAACGATTGGCAAATTACCACCGTAATAACTCCGGGTTAAATGTAAAAGTGGTTAACCTCGAAAATATCTATCAGGAGTTTTCGTCCGGAAAACAGGATATTGCTGCAATTCGGAATTTTATAAAATATGTATACTGGAATGCCTCAACGCCAACTAAAAGAGTGCGATATGTAAATATGTTTGGCGATGCTTCTTTTGATTATAAAAACAGGATTCCAAACAATACAAATATAGTGCCGGTTTTCCATGGACTCAATCCAAATGATCCTAAAGTAAATAATTCGCAGAATTTCTCTGCCTACGCCACTTTTATGTCGGATGATTTTTATGTGTTGATGGATCCGACTGAAGGGCCGATGTTAACGACTGCAGGTTTGGATATTGCGGTGGGGAGGATGTTGGTAGGTTCAGGTCAGCAGGCGAGCGATATGGTTACCAAAGCGTTGGAGTATTTTGACGAACGATCCTATGGCAGATGGCGCAATAATTATGTGTTGATTTCGGATGACGCCGATAATACGACCGATGCGACTTTACAGTTTGACCTGGATAGACTGGGGGATGAATTGTATGAGAAAAAACCATTTGTGAATGTAAAGAAAATTCATACTGATTCCTATTTACAGGAAGTGGCTGCCGGAGGGGAACGTTATCCGAAAGCAAGACAGGATATATTAGAGGCTTTTGCACAGGGAGCTTTGGCGGTGAATTACTTCGGTCACGGTGGGGAAGATGGTTTGGCTGCCGAACGTATTTTTGATAAAGCGGATGCGCAAAATCTGACGAATCGTTTTCGTTATCCGTTGTTTATTACGATTACGTGTGAGTTTACCCGTTTTGATAATCCGTATCGTCCAACGGGAGGGGAATATATGTATTGGAATACCGCCGGCGGAGCGGTGGCTTTGGTAGCGACAACCCGGGAAATCGGAATTACTACCGGGTTAAATATGAATAAATCGCTGAGTAAATTCCTGTATTCCTATGGGTCGGATGTGTACGATACGATGTCGGAAGCACTTCGCAAAACGAAAAATGAAAACCTGACCGAGAACCGGAATGTGGTGTTTTTTATCGGTGATCCGGCAATGAAGCTGGCGATCCCGAAACCAAAAATCCGACTTACAAAAGTGAATGATGTTCCGGTGGCGCAATTTAACGATGCGTTACAGGCGCTTTCGTATGTGAAACTGGCTGGTGAAGTGACCGACGAAATCGGGAATCCGTTGCCGTCGTATAATGGCGATCTGGCCGTGCAGATTTTTGATAAGAAAATTGCAAGAAGTACGTTAGGTAATAACGGTGCTTCCAATAGTAATGGTTTGATTATTATGAATTTTAAAACCCTGGGAGAAACCGTTTTCAGAGGAAATGCGTCGGTGAACAATGGTGTTTTCGAGTTTGGTTTTGTAATGCCTAAGGATATCCGGGTGCCGGTGGGTAACGGAAGGGTTAGTTTTTACGCGAAGAAAAAGCAGATATTGGAAAATCAGACCGGCTATGATACGCTGATTAAAATCGGAGGGGTAAATCCAAATGCAGCTGTCGATAATACACCGCCAAAAGTACGTTTGTATATGAATGACGAATCGTTTGTGTCGGGCGGAATTACGAATGCGTCGCCGTATTTGCTGGCGTTTCTGGAAGATGAAAATGGAATTAATACCGCCAGTGGTATCGGACACGATATTATCGGGATTCTGGATGGCGATGAAACCAAGCCGTATGTGATGAACGATTATTACGAAACGTTTCCGGACGATTATACCAAAGGAAAACTGCGGTTTCCGTTCCGGAATCTGGCAAAAGGATTGCATACGCTTACGTTTAAAGCGTGGGATGTGTATAACAATCTGGTAACGGCTGAAATTCAGTTTGTGGTGGTGGGTGATGAAGGTTTGGAGCTGGATAAAGTGTTAAATTATCCGAATCCTTTTGTAAGTTATACTGAATTTTGGTTCACACACAACAGTCCGTACGAACCGTTGGATGTGCAGGTTCAGATCATGACAATTACCGGAAAAGTGGTGCGAACCATCAATCAATCCATTATGACTGAGGGCTTTCTGTCACGAGATATCAAGTGGGATGGAAGAGACGATTTTGGCGATCGGATTGGAAAAGGAGTCTATGTATATAAACTAACGGTTAAATCTTCCGTTTCAAATAAAAGGGCCGAAAAGTACGAAAAACTTGTAATCCTTTAA
- the porV gene encoding type IX secretion system outer membrane channel protein PorV, producing the protein MRKIAILSLCLFAGATQWMQAQDRVITTGVPFLMIAADARAAGMGDIGVSSSSDAYSQQYNPAKYAFALTKQGFSVSYTPYLTSIANDISLGQITYFNKINERSAFAGSLRYFGLGDIQLTDALGNQLNTVSPNEFALDASYSLKLSDQFAMAVAGRYIRSNLKINDGTNDASAANTFAVDVAGFYQSEEIAYSDFDGRWRAGFNFQNMGPKISYDNDDLSSNFLPANLKLGAGFDFILDEYNKVSVMGEVNKLLVPTPPEVTDLNGDGVIDSNDRNIAISDYRKTGWVSGMFKSFGDAPGGMSEELKEFTWALGAEYMYQNSFALRAGYFNESELKGARKYFTMGAGFKYSVVKVDVSYLFSTSKVRNPLENTLRFSLTFNFGDSYDEY; encoded by the coding sequence ATGAGAAAAATTGCAATATTATCGTTGTGTTTGTTTGCAGGCGCAACTCAATGGATGCAAGCACAGGATAGAGTTATTACAACCGGAGTTCCTTTTTTAATGATTGCTGCCGATGCCAGAGCGGCGGGTATGGGAGATATCGGTGTATCGAGTTCTTCTGATGCTTATTCGCAACAATACAACCCGGCTAAATATGCTTTCGCCTTGACAAAACAAGGGTTTTCTGTGAGTTATACGCCTTATCTTACTTCTATTGCTAATGATATATCATTAGGTCAGATAACCTATTTTAATAAAATCAACGAACGTAGTGCCTTTGCCGGTAGCTTGCGTTATTTCGGATTAGGAGATATCCAGTTAACCGATGCGTTGGGGAATCAGTTAAATACTGTGAGTCCGAACGAATTCGCTTTGGATGCGTCTTACTCTTTGAAATTGAGTGATCAATTCGCAATGGCGGTTGCCGGACGTTATATCCGTTCGAATCTGAAAATTAACGACGGAACAAATGATGCTTCTGCAGCCAATACTTTCGCCGTTGACGTTGCCGGTTTCTACCAGTCGGAAGAAATTGCGTATTCTGATTTCGACGGACGTTGGAGAGCGGGTTTTAACTTCCAGAATATGGGGCCAAAAATTAGTTACGATAACGACGATCTAAGTAGTAACTTCCTTCCGGCTAACTTGAAATTAGGTGCTGGATTTGATTTTATCCTGGACGAATACAATAAAGTATCCGTAATGGGAGAGGTAAATAAATTATTAGTGCCAACGCCACCAGAGGTTACCGATCTTAATGGTGATGGTGTTATCGATAGTAACGACCGTAATATCGCGATTTCCGATTACCGTAAAACAGGATGGGTTTCCGGAATGTTTAAATCGTTTGGTGATGCACCGGGTGGAATGAGCGAAGAGTTAAAAGAGTTTACATGGGCTTTGGGAGCAGAATACATGTATCAGAATTCATTCGCTTTACGTGCCGGATACTTTAATGAAAGTGAATTAAAAGGAGCTCGTAAATATTTTACAATGGGTGCCGGATTCAAATACAGTGTTGTAAAAGTGGATGTTTCTTATTTGTTCTCAACATCGAAAGTGAGAAACCCGCTTGAAAATACCTTACGTTTCTCCCTGACATTCAATTTCGGAGATTCCTATGATGAATATTAG
- the cdd gene encoding cytidine deaminase — translation MKKIDVTTSFWVYGSENELPNEVKPLMEQAVAIRKKAYAPYSKFRVGAAILLDNGKVVVGSNQENAAYPSGLCAERVAIFQAGALYPEAQILKIAISATSDEKPVESPIPPCGACRQSIAEYEFRQEKPIELYFMGEVGEVYKSDSLQNILPFHFDKKFL, via the coding sequence ATGAAGAAAATAGATGTGACAACGTCATTTTGGGTATACGGTTCTGAAAATGAATTGCCAAATGAAGTAAAACCATTAATGGAGCAAGCGGTTGCAATCCGTAAGAAAGCCTATGCGCCGTATTCGAAATTTAGAGTAGGTGCGGCTATTTTATTGGATAATGGAAAAGTGGTAGTTGGATCCAATCAGGAAAATGCAGCCTATCCATCGGGACTTTGTGCCGAAAGAGTGGCGATTTTTCAGGCGGGTGCCTTATATCCGGAAGCGCAGATTTTAAAAATTGCGATTTCGGCTACTTCCGATGAAAAACCAGTCGAATCACCAATACCGCCTTGTGGTGCTTGTCGTCAGTCGATTGCCGAATACGAGTTCCGTCAGGAAAAACCAATTGAACTGTACTTTATGGGCGAAGTTGGGGAAGTGTATAAATCGGATTCATTGCAAAATATATTACCGTTTCATTTCGATAAAAAATTCCTGTAA